ATATTCTTTTAATTTTCATAAGCCCTCCAAACAATAATAGATTAGGTCATCTGATGACTATATGATAAAATTATATTAACTATATTTTAAAAATTCAATAATTTTTCATAATTCTTTTTAACTTATTGAAATAGACACTTCCGCAAAGCTTTCATGAATGGACAATCTATACTATTCACTTTAAACAGTGAGTAAAATTCTATTCATCATGTATAATAAAGTTATAATGTAGAGCAATCGATCGAGATGAATGAGGTGTAGCTCCTTGGAATTAAAGAAAATTAAACAAAAAAAAATATATGAGGAAGTATCAGAAATGCTCTATGAAAAAATTCGGGCTGGTGAACTGAAGCCCGGAGATCGTCTTGATTCAGTAGAGCAACTTGCTGAACAATTACAAGTTAGTAGATCTGCCATTAGGGAAGCCTTATCCGCCCTAAAAGCAATGGGCTTAATTGAAATCAAACAAGGTTCCGGGACTTTTGTTAAAAACACTCCTTCCCAAAAGCTTGATTTCCCATTTTCAACACTAACTTTAACAAATAAAAAAGATATCTCTCATTTATTAAAAGTACGGAAAATTATTGAAGTGGGTGCTGCTGCGAGCGCTGCCATCCATCGAACTGAAGAAGATTTACAAACAATGCTTCGTATTTTAGATGACATGAAACTTGCACAAGGCGATGGTGAGCTAGGCGAAAAAGCAGACTTTCAATTTCACGCAGCAATTTCAGCTGCCTCTCAAAATCCCCTGCTGGCAACAATTTTAGACCAAGTATCTGGTTTAATGATTGATACGATGAAAGAAACACGCCGTATTTGGCTGTATTCGAAAAAGACAACTAGTGAAAAATTATATGATGAGCATATGCAAATTTTCCTCGCTATTAAGCAACAAAACGAAGAGCTAGCGAAGCATGCGATGTCCTCTCATTTAAGCAACGTCGAGGAAGTTTTAATGCAATACTTCGAAACGAGTCATTAAGTAAATGTAGCTGCCTATGTAAGATGGGTAGCTACTATTTTTTTGAAAATTTGCAATTAACACTTTCAACAATCCAGAAGGTTGTAGTATTATTAAAACAATCTATTTACATACCAAGTCATCTGATGACCAGTTGATTAATCGTTTGAATAGGAAATTATCACATAAGGAGTGATGAGCATGAAAGTAACACTTTTTGCGACTTGTTTAGTCGATATGTTTCAAGGTGATGTAGGAAAAGCTGTCGTTGAAGTATTAGAGAGACTCGGCTGTGACATCGACTTTCCAGAAAATCAAATTTGCTGTGGACAGCCTGCCTACAATAGCGGCTACGTCCAAGAATCCAAAAATGCTATGAAAAAAATGATTACAGCTTTTGAACATGCAGAGTATGTCGTCTCCCCTTCTGGCTCTTGTGCCTATATGTTTAAAGAATATCCTGAAGTATTTAAAGGAGATCCTATATGGGAACATAAAGCGCAGGCATTAGCAGAAAAAACATACGAATTCACTGAATTTATTGTGAATGTTTTACAAATTGAAGATGTAGGTGCCCATTTAGAAGGTAAGGCAACTTTTCACACTTCTTGCCATATGACCAGACTGCTTGGTGTGAAAGAAGCTCCTATTAAATTATTAGGGCATGTTAAAGGCTTACAATACGTGGAGCTCCCAGGAAAAGAACGCTGTTGCGGTTTTGGTGGCACATTTTCGGTAAAGATGGGGAATATTTCTGGAGAAATGGTCAGTGAAAAAGTACAAAACGTGGAAGAAACTGAAGCAGATATTTTAATTGGTGCGGACGCTGGCTGTTTAATCAATATCGGCGGTAGAATTGAGCGGCAAGGGAAACCAATAAAAGTCATGCATATTGCGGAAGTGCTAAACTGCCGATAAATTGCATTTAGAGGAGGATAATCGAATGGCAATGAAAACAAGCGATGATAGGTTTAACCAGCGAGTAACGAAAGAGCTAGAAAATACTTTTATGCGCGGCGCAGTATCAAGTGCTCAAGAACGCTTTCAAACACGTCGTTTACAACAAGCAAATGAGCTTGGACACTGGGAAGAATGGCGTTCCCATGGTGAGGAAATTCGACAACATGTACTTGCCAATTTAGATTATTACTTATACCAGCTTAGTGAAAATGTTGCAAAACGTGGTGGACATGTGTATTTCGCTAAAACTGCTGAAGAAGCAACTACCTATATCCAACAGATTGCAATAGAGAAACAAGCAAAGAAAATTGTTAAATCTAAATCAATGGTAACGGAAGAAATTAATTTAAACCCTGCTCTCGAACAACTAGGCTGTGAAGTGATTGAAACAGATCTTGGTGAATATATTTTGCAAGTTGGTGACCATGAACCACCCTCTCATATCGTCGTGCCAGCATTGCATAAAAATAAAGAACAAATTCGTGATATTTTTAAAGAAAAACAAGGCTATGACAAAACAGAAAAACCGGAAGAACTGGCACTTTATGTTCGTGAAAAACTACGAAACGAATACTTAACAGCAGATATTGGTATTACAGGCTGTAACTTTGCTATCGCAGAAAGTGGCTCAATTACGCTCGTTACAAATGAAGGTAATGCTGACTTAGTAACTGCTTTACCTAAAACACAAATTACAGTGATGGGAATGGAACGTATTGTTCCTACATTTGAGGAAATGGAAGTGCTTGTCAGTTTATTAACAAGAAGTGCAGTTGGGCAAAAGCTAACAAGTTATATTACAACGTTAACAGGTATAAAAGATGAGAACGATACAGATGGGCCAGAAGAATTCCATTTAGTTATCGTCGACAATGGCCGTTCGAATATTTTAGGTGGTGAATTCCAGCCTATATTACAATGCATTCGCTGTGCAGCATGTATCAACGCGTGCCCTGTATACCGTCATGTTGGTGGCCATACATATGGGTCGATTTACTCTGGGCCAGTCGGTGTTGTACTATCACCACTTTTGGGAGGGTATGATGATTTCAAAGAGTTACCATATGCTTCTACTTTATGCGGTGCTTGCACAGATGCTTGCCCTGTCAAAATCCCATTGCATCAACTGATACACCGGCACCGTCAAGTCATCGTTGAAAATGAAGGGAAGGCTCCAGTGTCTGAAAAGCTTCTCATGAAAGCGTTCGGCTTAGGTGCTTCTTCCCCTACTTTATATAAGATGGCAACGAAAATGGCATCGCCAGCTATGTCACCATTTACAAAGGACAATAAAATTTCAAACGGTCCAGGGCCATTAAAAGCATGGACCGAAGCTAGGGATTTCCCTGCCCCGAATAAGGAAAACTTCCGAAGCTGGTTTAACAACCGTACTAAAGGAGGGTCTGAATAATGGCAGGAAGCATTCTAAATAGAGATGCATTTTTATCTAATATTGCCAATCAACTCGGACGAGCACCAAAAACAGAATTAACTAAGCCGATTTGGCAATATCAGCCACAGGACCGTGTTTTAAAAGATGCTACAAAGGATGATTTAGTAGCCGTCTTAGAGGAACAATGTAAAAATATTAATACAAATATGCTCATAACCAATACAGCTAATCTAGCAGCTGATTTACAAGCAGTCGTAGATATCTACGGTGGTCGGTCTGTCATCACATGGCAAGACGAACGCTTTGATCACTATGGATTATCACATATGATGCATACACAATGGCCACAAACAAATATTCAACTTTATGTATGGAATGAGACACAGCCAGAGGAAAATATCCTACAAGCTGAAAAAGCAAACATCGGTATAACCATTAGTGAGATGACATTAGCCGAATCAGGTACCGCCGTGCTATTCAGCGACAAGCATAAAGGGAGATCGGTTAGCTTTTTACCCGAAAAGTCGATTATTTTAATTCCTAAAAGTACAATTGTTCCACGAATTACCCAAGCAGCTCGATGGATTAGCAAAAAAGTTCAAAATGGTGAACATATTGCTTCCTGTATTAATTTTATTACGGGTCCAAGTAATTCCGCAGATATCGAAATGATTCCTGTCGTTGGTGTCCACGGCCCTATTAAAGCAACATATATCGTCATCGAGGATCAATAAACGTAGCACAGGCATGCACGGGAAACTATGCATGCCTGTTACTATGGTGAAATTTGTATTATTGTAGGTAGAACAAGCATTATTGCTAGTAACACTTCTACTATTCAGTGTAAACCTCTCACTACCGCTCAGAAAAACCTTTGTTATCGCCCATAAAACCCATGAAATCTACATTAATCTCCCGTTACCATTGATAGAATTTATCCTTTTGGGTAATTAATTTGCTACTCTTTCTGCCATCGTCGTTTCTTCGTAAAATTCTGGGTGAGCTTCTTTTAAGACAGCTGTGCGTAGTAATACAAGTGTCATTACAACTATAATCGCACTTGTAACAAGTAAAATACCTGTTGCTGGTAACATATCGTACAAAATACCATAAACGAGCATACCAATTGGCATCATGGACATAGCCATAGTTTCCATGAGACCAAATACACGTCCGCGGTATTCCTCAGATATAAGCTTTTGCATAAATACGCCTAGAGGCATATTTACGCCCATTTCAAAAATTGCAAAAATGAAGTAGAGCATAATATAAAAGACAACAATCATGGAATATGAAAAATCCGTAACTAACGGGATAACCGCAAATGCTAAGCTACTTGATAACAACAATAAACAAAATTTAGAAAAACGAAGTGGCACTTTAATCTCGCCACGTGTTGCAAAATAGATGGAAGCTACTAGCATGCCGAGCGCACCTGCCGCTTCAACAAAACCAAAATGAGTAGGTTTGACCTTGAGTAACTCGATAACCACATACGTTCCACCGACTACGATTGCTGAGAAAAATAAATTAATCCACAATGATAACCACATCACAACTTTAATAACTTTGTGTTGCTTAATATAGCTAAAGCCGCTAACAAGTCCTTTCCATATCTTTTCAGTTTTAACATCGTCCCCTCTTGTACTGTACAAATTAAAATTCATCGTTGCCTCTAAGCAAAAAGCAATCGCATAGGCAATCATATGCACAATTAAAAAAACTTCCATCGAGAAAAATCCGTACATCATCCCACCGATTACTGGACCTCCAACGGCTGCAACGGACATTGACATTTGATTAAATGACATTGCGCGCTGTAAACGTTCTGGATTTACAAGTGTAGCAATAGCTGAAGTAAAGGTTACACCTGAAAATGCAGAACAGAGTGTATAAAAAACTGTTGTCACATAAATCGCATTGACCGACATACCAAACATCTCTGTATACAGCAGTAAACCTGCCATCGTCAAAATCGTTCCAGCTTGCGCTAATAAAATCGTTCGTTTTTTAGAATAATTATCTGCAACATAACCGGCTAATGGTGCAACGAGAGCCCTAGGCAATATGGAACAAATCATGTTTGTTGCAAAGCTTGTGGCAGAACCTGTCATCGCTAAAATATACAAACTAATACCAAAGGACAACACATGTGACCCTAACATTGCAATCATTTTACTTGCCGTAAAGGTCCACAAATGATAGGTCGCCTTTTTATATTTTGCTGCTTCATCCATCGAAAAAATCCCTCCATATTTTATTTAAATTTAAAAGTTTAATTTCATTAAACAAAATATACCACATCATTTACTTTTCTTGCAACAAAAAGTTTAATATAATTAAACAAACAAAAAATTCTAGGTCGTACCTAGCACTCTCGGCTGTTTTGGGTAAATGTATAGACTTTGCGAAGAATAGTTATTATTGTTAATAGTGAAGAAAGGAGGCGAGGCAGTGGACTCTTTAGGCATGAGGATTCGCAAATTACGAAAAGAACGAAAATTAACATTAGAGGCACTTGCTGCTGATCGTCTAACAAAAGGTATGCTAAGTCAAATAGAAAATGATAAAGCGAAGCCATCTATGGAAAGCTTAGATTATATTGCGGAACGTCTTGGTGTGAAAGCAAGCGAATTACTTGAACAAGTGACATCATCTGATATTCGTCATCTTTTGGAGCAAGTAGAAATTATGTTTGCTGAGGTAAAGTTTGACGATGCGGACAACCATCAGCAAATCGTTGATATCATTCACCCATACATAGACGATTTACCACTTAGCTATGAAGCTGGGCGTTTATTATATATTTATGCGAATGCGCAGTACGTTGCAGGCTTAACGACATGGGAACCACCGCTTCAACAAGCGCGCCAAATATTTAAAGAAATCAATTTGTGGAGTCACTGGTTCAAAACCTATATGCTCCAGCTTGGCATTTTATCAGAAAATCGCTTATATGAAGAAGCTTATCGATGTATTTTACAAGTGAAAGAGGAAGTTGCCCGCGAAAACTATCAGCTAGATTCACGTGATACGGGGAAATTGTCTTATTATATTAGTATTTTTCAGCTAGCGATTGGTGAGCATGAGGCAGGTAAAAAATTAATTAACGAAACCAT
The genomic region above belongs to Lysinibacillus sp. FSL W8-0992 and contains:
- a CDS encoding MFS transporter produces the protein MDEAAKYKKATYHLWTFTASKMIAMLGSHVLSFGISLYILAMTGSATSFATNMICSILPRALVAPLAGYVADNYSKKRTILLAQAGTILTMAGLLLYTEMFGMSVNAIYVTTVFYTLCSAFSGVTFTSAIATLVNPERLQRAMSFNQMSMSVAAVGGPVIGGMMYGFFSMEVFLIVHMIAYAIAFCLEATMNFNLYSTRGDDVKTEKIWKGLVSGFSYIKQHKVIKVVMWLSLWINLFFSAIVVGGTYVVIELLKVKPTHFGFVEAAGALGMLVASIYFATRGEIKVPLRFSKFCLLLLSSSLAFAVIPLVTDFSYSMIVVFYIMLYFIFAIFEMGVNMPLGVFMQKLISEEYRGRVFGLMETMAMSMMPIGMLVYGILYDMLPATGILLVTSAIIVVMTLVLLRTAVLKEAHPEFYEETTMAERVAN
- a CDS encoding LutB/LldF family L-lactate oxidation iron-sulfur protein, whose product is MAMKTSDDRFNQRVTKELENTFMRGAVSSAQERFQTRRLQQANELGHWEEWRSHGEEIRQHVLANLDYYLYQLSENVAKRGGHVYFAKTAEEATTYIQQIAIEKQAKKIVKSKSMVTEEINLNPALEQLGCEVIETDLGEYILQVGDHEPPSHIVVPALHKNKEQIRDIFKEKQGYDKTEKPEELALYVREKLRNEYLTADIGITGCNFAIAESGSITLVTNEGNADLVTALPKTQITVMGMERIVPTFEEMEVLVSLLTRSAVGQKLTSYITTLTGIKDENDTDGPEEFHLVIVDNGRSNILGGEFQPILQCIRCAACINACPVYRHVGGHTYGSIYSGPVGVVLSPLLGGYDDFKELPYASTLCGACTDACPVKIPLHQLIHRHRQVIVENEGKAPVSEKLLMKAFGLGASSPTLYKMATKMASPAMSPFTKDNKISNGPGPLKAWTEARDFPAPNKENFRSWFNNRTKGGSE
- a CDS encoding LutC/YkgG family protein; its protein translation is MAGSILNRDAFLSNIANQLGRAPKTELTKPIWQYQPQDRVLKDATKDDLVAVLEEQCKNINTNMLITNTANLAADLQAVVDIYGGRSVITWQDERFDHYGLSHMMHTQWPQTNIQLYVWNETQPEENILQAEKANIGITISEMTLAESGTAVLFSDKHKGRSVSFLPEKSIILIPKSTIVPRITQAARWISKKVQNGEHIASCINFITGPSNSADIEMIPVVGVHGPIKATYIVIEDQ
- a CDS encoding FadR/GntR family transcriptional regulator; the protein is MELKKIKQKKIYEEVSEMLYEKIRAGELKPGDRLDSVEQLAEQLQVSRSAIREALSALKAMGLIEIKQGSGTFVKNTPSQKLDFPFSTLTLTNKKDISHLLKVRKIIEVGAAASAAIHRTEEDLQTMLRILDDMKLAQGDGELGEKADFQFHAAISAASQNPLLATILDQVSGLMIDTMKETRRIWLYSKKTTSEKLYDEHMQIFLAIKQQNEELAKHAMSSHLSNVEEVLMQYFETSH
- a CDS encoding helix-turn-helix domain-containing protein translates to MDSLGMRIRKLRKERKLTLEALAADRLTKGMLSQIENDKAKPSMESLDYIAERLGVKASELLEQVTSSDIRHLLEQVEIMFAEVKFDDADNHQQIVDIIHPYIDDLPLSYEAGRLLYIYANAQYVAGLTTWEPPLQQARQIFKEINLWSHWFKTYMLQLGILSENRLYEEAYRCILQVKEEVARENYQLDSRDTGKLSYYISIFQLAIGEHEAGKKLINETIEHAHQNQLFYHIDDLYRIGSYCAMIDGDFEQADQMMMKLEQYRIFVEQDDVDAFIYVLKSHYYNNYTHEYEKALVEIEHFNALTDSTKLNKNFYYAEKGKSLYLLGRYTESLATFTHFTEIPISVSHPYDLLSMNECFSYKALCYAQFGKLTTAYEIAKKAYLDSKDLIDLPYKQKIEETYFTIKAQIDS
- a CDS encoding (Fe-S)-binding protein — translated: MKVTLFATCLVDMFQGDVGKAVVEVLERLGCDIDFPENQICCGQPAYNSGYVQESKNAMKKMITAFEHAEYVVSPSGSCAYMFKEYPEVFKGDPIWEHKAQALAEKTYEFTEFIVNVLQIEDVGAHLEGKATFHTSCHMTRLLGVKEAPIKLLGHVKGLQYVELPGKERCCGFGGTFSVKMGNISGEMVSEKVQNVEETEADILIGADAGCLINIGGRIERQGKPIKVMHIAEVLNCR